A single window of Streptomyces aquilus DNA harbors:
- a CDS encoding sugar kinase, with the protein MNAPDVVDVVALGESMVTFLPTRPGRLADVPSFDRAIGGAESNVACVLAAAGHSTRWVSRVGADGFGDHLVETIGSYGVDVGGVRRDALRPTGVYFRTAGERGTSAHEVAYYRAGSAASAMTVENVKVGAGRILHLSGITAALSGGCLELMRSLTARYEGRPLVSFDVNHRAGLWRSADGPRALLELARGADVVFVGEDEAEEAWGVTGGPSAVRELLPEPAVLVVKQGAAGATAFAPAQAAPTPRTFEPAPTVDIVSTTGAGDAFAAGFLSATLRGLPVRERLRHGHLWAAATLTAPGDLAAPPSRAHADRLVALDDHAWERLRLGPGWTQAAQAPEEGRTP; encoded by the coding sequence GTGAACGCCCCGGACGTCGTGGACGTCGTCGCGCTCGGCGAGTCCATGGTCACGTTCCTGCCCACCCGACCGGGCCGCCTCGCCGACGTACCGTCCTTCGACCGTGCGATCGGCGGCGCGGAGTCCAACGTGGCGTGTGTCCTCGCCGCGGCCGGGCATTCCACGCGGTGGGTCAGCCGGGTGGGGGCGGACGGCTTCGGGGACCACCTGGTCGAGACGATCGGCTCGTACGGCGTGGACGTCGGCGGCGTACGCCGGGACGCGCTGCGGCCGACGGGGGTGTACTTCCGTACGGCGGGGGAGCGGGGGACGTCCGCGCACGAGGTCGCCTATTACCGGGCGGGGTCGGCGGCGTCGGCGATGACGGTGGAGAACGTGAAGGTGGGCGCCGGTCGGATACTGCACCTGTCCGGGATCACGGCGGCGCTGTCCGGGGGCTGCCTGGAGCTGATGCGCTCCCTGACGGCACGGTACGAGGGACGCCCGCTGGTGTCCTTCGACGTGAACCACCGGGCGGGGTTGTGGCGTTCCGCGGACGGGCCCCGGGCGCTGTTGGAGCTGGCGCGGGGTGCGGATGTGGTGTTCGTGGGGGAGGACGAGGCGGAGGAGGCATGGGGGGTCACGGGCGGGCCGTCGGCGGTGCGTGAACTGTTGCCGGAGCCGGCGGTGCTGGTGGTGAAGCAGGGAGCGGCGGGGGCTACAGCTTTTGCGCCGGCGCAAGCTGCGCCCACCCCCCGCACCTTCGAACCCGCCCCCACCGTCGACATCGTCTCCACCACCGGCGCCGGTGACGCCTTCGCCGCCGGGTTCCTCTCCGCCACCCTCCGGGGCCTCCCCGTACGGGAGCGACTGAGGCACGGCCACCTCTGGGCCGCCGCCACCCTCACCGCCCCCGGCGACCTCGCCGCACCCCCTTCCCGCGCACACGCCGACCGCCTCGTCGCCCTCGACGACCACGCGTGGGAGAGACTTCGACTCGGCCCCGGCTGGACGCAAGCCGCGCAGGCCCCGGAGGAGGGACGCACCCCATGA
- a CDS encoding IclR family transcriptional regulator translates to MSQTVDRALSILPLLAEGPADLGQVADRLGVHKSTALRLLRTLHEHGMVYRQSDQRYRLGARLIALAQEAMENLDIREIAHPHLVRLNEQVGHTVHLAVYEEGDVLYIDKVESRYPVRMYSRIGKPVAITVAAVAKLLLADLPEAERRALADKLDYPLYTARSTPNAPAFVKELERVREQGWATDLGGHEESINCVAAPIRGADGRVVAAMSVSAPNVVVTADELLTLLPLVRRTAETISGEYSGRTPVKEVTP, encoded by the coding sequence ATGAGTCAGACCGTCGACCGCGCGCTCAGCATCCTGCCGCTGCTAGCCGAGGGCCCCGCCGATCTCGGCCAGGTCGCCGACCGCCTCGGCGTCCACAAGTCAACGGCGCTCCGCCTCCTGCGTACCCTCCACGAACACGGCATGGTCTACCGCCAGTCCGACCAGCGCTACCGCCTCGGCGCCCGCCTCATCGCCCTCGCCCAGGAGGCGATGGAGAACCTCGACATCCGCGAGATCGCCCACCCCCACCTCGTACGCCTCAACGAGCAGGTCGGCCACACCGTCCACCTCGCCGTGTACGAGGAGGGCGACGTCCTCTACATCGACAAGGTCGAGAGCCGCTACCCGGTGCGGATGTACTCGCGGATCGGGAAGCCCGTCGCGATCACCGTCGCCGCCGTCGCGAAGCTGCTGCTCGCCGACCTCCCGGAGGCCGAGCGCCGCGCCCTCGCCGACAAGCTCGACTACCCCCTGTACACGGCCCGTTCGACCCCCAACGCCCCCGCTTTCGTCAAGGAGTTGGAGCGGGTGCGCGAACAGGGCTGGGCCACCGACCTCGGTGGCCACGAGGAGTCCATCAACTGCGTCGCCGCCCCGATCCGCGGCGCCGACGGCCGTGTCGTCGCCGCGATGTCGGTCTCCGCGCCGAACGTCGTCGTCACCGCCGACGAACTCCTCACCCTGCTCCCGCTGGTCCGCCGTACGGCGGAAACGATCAGCGGGGAGTACTCCGGCAGAACCCCCGTCAAGGAAGTCACCCCATGA
- a CDS encoding RidA family protein, whose product MTEKIALTPKTHTTPPAKFSHGVRKGNILQVAGQVGFLPAVEGQAPTPAGPTLREQTLQTLANVKAILEEGGASWDDVLMIRVYLTDVDHFAEMNGIYNTYFEEQGLTQPPAARTTVYVGLPAGLLIEIDALAVLG is encoded by the coding sequence ATGACCGAGAAGATCGCCCTCACCCCCAAGACCCACACCACCCCGCCCGCGAAGTTCTCGCACGGGGTGCGCAAGGGCAACATCCTCCAGGTCGCCGGGCAGGTCGGGTTCCTGCCGGCGGTGGAGGGGCAGGCCCCGACCCCCGCCGGGCCCACCCTGCGCGAGCAGACCCTCCAGACCCTCGCCAACGTCAAGGCGATCCTGGAGGAGGGCGGCGCCTCCTGGGACGACGTGCTGATGATCCGCGTCTACCTCACGGACGTCGACCACTTCGCCGAGATGAACGGCATCTACAACACCTACTTCGAGGAGCAGGGGCTCACCCAGCCGCCTGCCGCCCGTACGACCGTCTACGTCGGTCTTCCCGCCGGTCTCCTGATCGAGATCGACGCGCTCGCCGTCCTCGGCTGA
- a CDS encoding GntP family permease: MPHPLAATAPAETPPHTGGLLLLVDGTAGLLTVAALGIALLLFLIIKVRIQPFVALLAVSIAVGLLAGLSVTELFGTVQRSDAVSTIESGMGGILGHVAIIIGLGTMLGAILEVSGGAEVLASRLLNLFGAKRAPLAMGLTGLIFGIPVFFDVGIFVLAPIVYAAAKRSGKSILLYCLPLLAGLSMTHAFLPPHPGPVAAAGLLHVDLGWVILMGVVCGIPAVLAAWAFSAWVGRRIFVAVPQDMVEAAAEARLAVIEEQRAQGVVPREDPVPLGTVLGIIGTPLVLILAATFSSIALDPSTGRSVVEFFGSPFVALTIALLLAYWLLGIRRGWSRKSLETVSTSSLKPVGNILLVVGAGGVFGAVLKASGVAQALSDTFNDVGLPVIVLAYLISVVLRVAQGSATVAIVTTAGIVAPLLAEGDHSQAFVALVIMAISAGSIFASHVNDGGFWMVAKYFGISERDTLKTWTVLETVLSVVGFVVAAVLSLFVS; the protein is encoded by the coding sequence ATGCCCCATCCGCTCGCCGCGACCGCCCCCGCCGAGACCCCACCCCACACCGGCGGCCTGCTCCTCCTCGTCGACGGCACCGCCGGTCTGCTGACCGTCGCCGCCCTCGGCATCGCCCTGCTCCTCTTCCTCATCATCAAGGTCAGGATCCAGCCCTTCGTGGCGCTGCTGGCCGTCTCCATAGCCGTCGGCCTGCTCGCCGGCCTCTCGGTCACCGAACTCTTCGGCACCGTCCAGCGCTCCGACGCCGTCTCCACCATCGAGTCCGGCATGGGCGGCATCCTCGGCCATGTCGCGATCATCATCGGCCTCGGCACGATGCTCGGCGCGATCCTCGAAGTCAGCGGCGGGGCGGAGGTGTTGGCGTCCCGGCTGCTCAATCTCTTCGGTGCGAAGAGGGCCCCGCTCGCCATGGGCCTCACCGGCCTCATCTTCGGCATCCCGGTCTTCTTCGACGTCGGCATCTTCGTGCTCGCGCCGATCGTCTACGCGGCCGCCAAGCGCAGCGGCAAGTCGATCCTGCTGTACTGCCTGCCGCTGCTCGCGGGCCTGTCGATGACGCACGCCTTCCTGCCCCCGCACCCCGGCCCGGTGGCCGCGGCCGGCCTGCTCCACGTGGACCTCGGCTGGGTCATCCTCATGGGCGTCGTCTGCGGCATCCCGGCGGTGCTGGCCGCGTGGGCGTTCTCGGCGTGGGTCGGCCGCCGCATCTTCGTGGCCGTACCGCAGGACATGGTCGAGGCGGCGGCGGAGGCGCGGCTGGCGGTGATCGAGGAGCAGCGCGCGCAGGGTGTCGTACCGCGTGAGGACCCCGTCCCGCTCGGCACGGTGCTCGGCATCATCGGCACCCCGCTGGTCCTGATCCTCGCCGCGACCTTCTCCTCGATCGCCCTCGACCCGTCCACGGGACGCTCGGTCGTCGAGTTCTTCGGCAGCCCCTTCGTCGCCCTGACGATCGCCCTGCTCCTCGCGTACTGGCTTCTCGGCATCCGCCGCGGCTGGTCGCGCAAGTCCCTGGAGACGGTGTCGACCTCCTCCCTCAAGCCGGTCGGCAACATCCTCCTCGTGGTCGGCGCGGGCGGGGTCTTCGGCGCCGTCCTCAAGGCCAGCGGCGTCGCCCAGGCCCTGTCCGACACCTTCAACGACGTCGGCCTGCCGGTCATCGTCCTCGCCTACCTGATCTCGGTGGTCCTCCGGGTCGCCCAGGGCTCGGCCACGGTCGCCATCGTCACCACGGCCGGCATCGTGGCGCCCCTCCTCGCCGAGGGCGACCACTCGCAGGCCTTCGTCGCCCTCGTCATCATGGCCATCTCGGCCGGCTCCATCTTCGCCTCGCACGTCAACGACGGAGGCTTCTGGATGGTCGCCAAATACTTCGGCATCAGCGAGCGGGACACGTTGAAGACGTGGACCGTGCTGGAGACGGTGCTGTCGGTGGTCGGGTTCGTGGTGGCGGCCGTGCTCAGCCTCTTCGTCTCGTAA
- a CDS encoding RES family NAD+ phosphorylase: protein MPNYRPPDALTGTPGKVTLTRGTPLYRIHGSHRPAAGFNPRPSHCLYGGGRFDATSCDTYGYLYAGLGPTAAVCETLLRSLPFDPAGGPRLLPRRAVEGRRLSTLRLAADLNVLPLVSAQDLAAVHQDTWLVHTEAHEYPYTRDWAHWIRRHTEPWAQGLLWASKREPADRTVVLFGDRGPAGALRAEEEDTVDFDTAEGREWLNSVLQPYYVQLAP from the coding sequence GTGCCCAACTACCGGCCGCCCGACGCCCTGACCGGCACCCCCGGCAAGGTCACGCTCACCCGCGGCACCCCGCTCTACCGCATCCACGGCTCCCACCGCCCCGCCGCCGGCTTCAACCCGAGGCCCTCCCACTGCCTCTACGGCGGCGGCCGCTTCGACGCCACCTCCTGCGACACCTACGGGTATCTCTACGCCGGCCTCGGCCCCACCGCCGCCGTCTGCGAGACCCTGCTGCGCTCGCTGCCCTTCGACCCGGCCGGCGGACCGCGCCTGCTGCCGCGCCGCGCGGTCGAGGGCCGCCGCCTGAGCACCCTGCGGCTCGCCGCCGACCTGAACGTCCTGCCGCTGGTCAGCGCCCAGGACCTGGCCGCCGTCCACCAGGACACCTGGCTGGTGCACACCGAGGCCCACGAGTACCCGTACACCCGCGACTGGGCCCACTGGATCCGCCGCCACACCGAACCCTGGGCCCAGGGCCTGCTGTGGGCGTCGAAGCGGGAACCGGCCGACCGCACGGTGGTCCTGTTCGGCGACCGCGGCCCGGCCGGCGCCCTGCGCGCCGAGGAGGAGGACACCGTGGACTTCGACACGGCCGAGGGCCGGGAGTGGCTCAACTCCGTACTCCAGCCGTACTACGTGCAGTTGGCGCCCTAG
- a CDS encoding caspase family protein produces the protein MGTIYAFIAGVNAYPPHIATPLSGCVNDVRAARELLEERGGDAVAVRTVLDGEATVAAVEEGVRAFLGAAGPGDTALFWFSGHGSERVATGAELFVEATGWSQAVVCVDGPLSDKRLGALLDEVAGRGAHVVAVLDCCFSGGATREDRIPADLTARHAPARPEWPVARDTASPRGTARHLLLAASRLDQLSYEGWFDGRRQGIFTHALLGAARAAGPDVTYRQLLAAADARVRRSGGRQQPVLFPETAAVADLPFLAGAVAEDAVGDHLLRCGPEGWEVDCGTVHGLRGGSDAGGTEFAVVGTGLAVRARAVRAERALVEPVGWVPDPERVYPVAPTALSTPPATVSVEGADERLRAALAAYDTPLLQVVDGPEDFGDLHFRVVPDGGAVEVLGRDGTRFVEPLRLGARSAVRDGSIAGGAASYDAEGLVGCLAHLTRWHRLRDLTSRPSVLDNQVRVEIVPWGGGDALVPDGHGEIVCAYGPDREPPLVSVRLTNRSQRPLWCVLLDLTDSYASDPALFPGHFIGPGRTGHALDGGPMRLALPASRAETSGAEVRDWLKLIVAESELNTVPFRMPAWSPWAAGTGEEVLRFGAPSDGRDLGPAGQGTPGRWATRTVALRTVVP, from the coding sequence ATGGGGACGATCTACGCGTTCATAGCGGGCGTCAACGCCTACCCGCCGCACATCGCCACACCGCTGTCCGGCTGCGTCAACGACGTGCGGGCGGCCCGGGAGTTGCTGGAGGAACGGGGCGGGGATGCCGTCGCGGTACGGACCGTGCTGGACGGGGAGGCGACGGTCGCGGCCGTCGAGGAGGGGGTCCGTGCCTTCCTCGGGGCGGCCGGGCCCGGTGACACGGCGCTGTTCTGGTTCTCGGGGCACGGCAGTGAACGGGTCGCCACCGGTGCGGAGTTGTTCGTCGAGGCGACGGGCTGGAGTCAGGCGGTGGTCTGCGTGGACGGCCCGCTGTCCGACAAGCGGCTGGGCGCGCTGCTGGACGAGGTGGCGGGGCGGGGGGCGCATGTCGTGGCGGTCCTCGACTGCTGCTTCTCGGGCGGCGCGACCCGCGAGGACCGGATCCCGGCGGACCTGACCGCCCGGCACGCGCCGGCCCGCCCGGAGTGGCCGGTCGCCCGCGACACCGCATCCCCGCGAGGCACCGCCCGCCATCTGCTGCTCGCCGCGAGCCGGCTCGACCAACTCTCCTACGAGGGCTGGTTCGACGGGCGCCGCCAGGGCATCTTCACGCACGCCCTGCTGGGCGCGGCACGGGCGGCGGGCCCGGACGTCACCTACCGGCAGTTGCTGGCGGCGGCGGACGCGCGGGTACGGCGGTCGGGGGGCCGGCAGCAGCCGGTGCTGTTCCCGGAGACGGCCGCGGTCGCCGATCTGCCGTTCCTCGCCGGCGCGGTGGCGGAGGACGCCGTCGGTGACCATCTGCTGCGCTGCGGGCCGGAGGGGTGGGAGGTGGACTGCGGGACGGTGCACGGGCTGCGGGGCGGGTCGGATGCCGGGGGCACGGAGTTCGCCGTGGTCGGGACCGGGCTCGCCGTACGGGCTCGTGCGGTGCGGGCCGAACGGGCGCTGGTGGAGCCGGTGGGCTGGGTGCCGGACCCGGAGCGGGTGTACCCAGTCGCGCCGACCGCCCTGTCGACGCCGCCCGCGACGGTGAGCGTCGAGGGGGCGGACGAACGGCTCCGGGCGGCCCTCGCCGCGTACGACACTCCGCTGCTCCAAGTCGTCGACGGTCCCGAGGACTTCGGTGACCTGCACTTCCGGGTGGTGCCGGACGGTGGTGCGGTGGAGGTGCTGGGGCGGGACGGGACGCGGTTCGTGGAGCCGCTGCGGCTCGGCGCGCGGTCGGCGGTGCGGGACGGTTCGATCGCCGGAGGGGCAGCGTCGTACGACGCCGAGGGCCTCGTCGGCTGTCTCGCGCACCTGACCCGCTGGCACCGGCTGCGGGACCTCACCTCCCGCCCCTCCGTCCTGGACAACCAGGTGCGGGTGGAGATCGTCCCCTGGGGCGGCGGGGACGCGCTGGTGCCGGACGGGCACGGGGAGATCGTGTGCGCGTACGGCCCTGACAGGGAGCCGCCGTTGGTGTCCGTCCGGCTCACCAACCGTTCGCAGCGGCCTCTTTGGTGCGTCCTGCTCGATCTCACCGACAGCTACGCCAGCGATCCGGCGCTGTTCCCGGGCCACTTCATCGGGCCGGGGCGGACGGGGCACGCCCTGGACGGGGGGCCGATGCGCCTGGCTCTGCCGGCGTCCAGGGCCGAAACGTCCGGCGCGGAGGTACGGGACTGGCTCAAACTGATCGTCGCGGAGAGCGAGTTGAACACCGTGCCGTTCCGGATGCCGGCGTGGAGCCCGTGGGCGGCCGGCACGGGCGAGGAGGTGCTGCGCTTCGGCGCCCCCTCGGACGGCCGCGACCTCGGACCGGCCGGCCAGGGCACCCCGGGCCGCTGGGCAACCCGCACGGTCGCCCTGCGGACCGTCGTCCCCTAG
- a CDS encoding adenosine kinase produces MSPETDVLVLGGAGVDTIVHVPELPLPYADSYMIEPGIVSRAGQSGDFVALGVHALGLRAHHLDVVGDDHEGDLVRALHRDRGIPFTEVRSASGTKRAVNLVGPDGRRLSLYDITRGQDADRFPEDTLRTLAGAARHAHVVITHPCAHALPVLREAGVTVSTDLHNWDGENPYHEAFALAADLVFLSTAALADPEATMRDVAARGRAGVVVATAGAQGAYLLADGELTHVPAVEPPAPVVDSNGAGDAFAAAFLLGRLEGADPLRCARYGAVAGAYACTVPSTRADAIGRDELLARVADLEAAKAFG; encoded by the coding sequence ATGAGCCCCGAGACCGATGTCCTCGTCCTGGGCGGCGCCGGCGTCGACACCATCGTCCACGTCCCCGAGCTGCCGCTCCCCTACGCCGACAGCTACATGATCGAGCCGGGCATCGTCAGCCGCGCCGGACAGAGCGGGGACTTCGTCGCGCTCGGCGTGCACGCGCTCGGGCTGCGCGCCCATCACCTCGACGTCGTCGGCGACGACCACGAGGGCGACCTGGTGCGCGCGTTGCACCGGGACCGGGGCATCCCGTTCACCGAGGTGCGCTCGGCCTCGGGAACCAAGCGGGCGGTCAACCTGGTCGGCCCGGACGGGCGCCGGCTCTCCCTGTACGACATCACGCGCGGCCAGGACGCCGACCGGTTCCCCGAGGACACCCTGCGCACCCTCGCGGGTGCCGCCCGGCACGCGCACGTGGTGATCACCCACCCGTGCGCCCACGCGCTGCCGGTGCTGCGCGAGGCCGGGGTGACGGTCTCGACGGACCTGCACAACTGGGACGGCGAGAACCCGTACCACGAGGCGTTCGCCCTCGCCGCCGACCTGGTCTTCCTGTCCACGGCCGCGCTGGCCGACCCGGAGGCCACCATGAGGGACGTCGCCGCGCGCGGCCGGGCGGGTGTCGTGGTCGCAACCGCCGGGGCCCAGGGGGCGTATCTGCTGGCCGACGGCGAGCTGACGCACGTACCGGCCGTCGAGCCGCCCGCTCCGGTGGTGGACTCCAACGGCGCGGGCGACGCCTTCGCCGCCGCATTCCTGCTCGGCCGGCTGGAGGGCGCGGACCCGCTGCGCTGCGCGCGGTACGGGGCGGTCGCGGGCGCGTACGCTTGCACGGTGCCGTCGACCCGGGCGGACGCCATCGGCCGGGACGAACTCCTGGCACGGGTGGCCGATTTGGAGGCGGCGAAGGCCTTCGGCTGA
- a CDS encoding M14 family metallopeptidase translates to MRLRTRGAGARGGRRTAAFAALLALALAAPLTSMDASADSARKAAPSADDIRQYEIHQHTTPLTRTAIQQAGVTVDEADEETVVVSGRADQIKKLRQLGYEVQALGSAPDRLAEDELRLYDFPSADSRYHNYAEMTNEINAAVSAHPDIVSQRVIGTSYQGRNIVAIKISDNVATDESEPEVLFTHHQHAREHLTVEMALYLLDQLTSGYGTDSRVTSLVNSREIWIVPDLNPDGGEYDVATGSYRSWRKNRQPNSGSSYVGTDLNRNWNYRWGCCGGSSGSTSSETYRGSAAESAPEVKVVANFVRSRVVGGVQQIKAGIDFHTYSELVLWPFGYTTSDTTTGMTADDRNAFATVGQKMAASNGYTPEQSSDLYITDGSIDDWLWGNQKIFAYTFEMYPTSSSGGGFYPPDEVIARETARNRDAVLQLLENADCMYRSIGKAAQYCS, encoded by the coding sequence ATGCGACTTCGGACACGAGGCGCAGGCGCCCGGGGCGGCAGACGCACCGCCGCGTTCGCCGCCCTGCTCGCCCTGGCGCTCGCCGCGCCCCTGACCTCCATGGACGCGTCCGCCGACAGCGCCCGCAAGGCGGCGCCGTCCGCGGACGACATCCGGCAGTACGAGATCCACCAGCACACCACCCCGCTGACCCGCACGGCCATCCAGCAGGCGGGCGTCACGGTGGACGAGGCCGACGAGGAGACCGTCGTGGTCTCCGGGCGGGCCGACCAGATCAAGAAGCTCCGCCAACTCGGCTACGAGGTCCAGGCGTTGGGCTCCGCCCCGGACCGGCTGGCCGAGGACGAGCTGCGGCTCTACGACTTCCCGTCGGCCGACTCGCGCTATCACAACTACGCGGAGATGACGAACGAGATCAACGCCGCCGTCTCGGCCCACCCGGACATCGTGAGCCAGCGTGTGATCGGCACGTCCTACCAGGGGCGGAACATCGTCGCCATCAAGATCAGCGACAACGTGGCGACGGACGAGTCCGAGCCCGAGGTGCTGTTCACCCACCACCAGCACGCGCGCGAGCATCTCACCGTCGAGATGGCGCTCTACCTGCTCGACCAGCTGACCTCCGGCTACGGCACCGACTCACGCGTGACCAGCCTGGTCAACAGCCGTGAGATCTGGATCGTGCCGGACCTCAACCCCGACGGCGGCGAGTACGACGTCGCCACCGGCTCGTACCGCTCCTGGCGGAAGAACCGGCAGCCCAACTCCGGTTCCTCGTACGTCGGTACGGACCTCAACCGCAACTGGAACTACCGGTGGGGCTGCTGCGGCGGCTCGTCCGGGTCGACGTCCTCCGAGACGTACCGCGGGTCGGCCGCCGAGTCGGCTCCCGAGGTGAAGGTCGTCGCGAACTTCGTGCGCAGCCGGGTGGTCGGCGGGGTGCAGCAGATCAAGGCCGGGATCGACTTCCACACGTACAGCGAGCTGGTGTTGTGGCCGTTCGGGTACACGACCTCGGACACGACCACCGGGATGACGGCCGACGACCGCAACGCCTTCGCCACGGTCGGGCAGAAGATGGCCGCGAGCAACGGCTACACGCCGGAACAGTCCAGTGACCTGTACATCACCGACGGGTCGATCGACGACTGGCTGTGGGGCAACCAGAAGATCTTCGCGTACACCTTCGAGATGTATCCGACGTCCAGTTCCGGAGGTGGGTTCTACCCGCCCGATGAGGTGATCGCGCGGGAGACCGCGAGGAACCGGGACGCGGTGTTGCAGCTGCTGGAGAACGCCGACTGCATGTATCGGTCCATCGGGAAGGCGGCCCAGTACTGCAGCTAG
- a CDS encoding ATP-binding protein, which yields MLRPRYASYPQPPLGAGHLSVEYEPRPTAVREARALVRRQLEGWGLADRDGLTDTAELLVSELATNALLHSAGSRIRLTLTAAHGVLRCEVSDVGHRVPRAPAAGGATNGRGMFLVNALALHWGRYQDGPGRTVWFELGTCGADGCGPRQP from the coding sequence ATGCTGCGTCCCCGGTACGCCTCGTACCCTCAGCCCCCGCTGGGGGCAGGCCATCTGAGTGTCGAGTACGAGCCCCGTCCCACCGCGGTCCGCGAGGCCCGTGCCCTGGTCCGGCGGCAGTTGGAGGGCTGGGGGCTCGCGGACCGGGACGGCCTCACCGACACCGCCGAACTGCTGGTGAGCGAGCTGGCCACCAACGCCCTGCTGCACTCCGCCGGCAGCCGCATCCGCCTCACCCTCACCGCCGCGCACGGTGTCCTGCGCTGCGAGGTCTCCGACGTCGGCCACCGCGTGCCCCGGGCGCCCGCGGCGGGCGGGGCCACCAACGGCCGCGGGATGTTCCTGGTGAACGCGCTCGCTCTGCACTGGGGCCGGTACCAGGACGGGCCGGGCAGGACGGTGTGGTTCGAGCTGGGCACCTGCGGTGCGGACGGCTGCGGTCCGCGACAGCCGTAG
- a CDS encoding Nramp family divalent metal transporter, which translates to MADTTGNPTTTQVSTTATPRKSSWKYIGPGIVVAATGVGAGDLVATLIAGSNFGYTLLWAAVIGCLVKISLAEAAGRWHLSTGRTLFDGWASLGRWTTWFFVVYVVIWGFVYGAAAMSSSALPLQALFPDVMDLEWWAVACGLVGLVFVWFNKYEVFEKVMTVLVGVMFVVTVYLAIRVTPNLPDALAGLLPVLPDEKDSVLNTLGLIGGVGGTITLAAYGYWVNAKGWTDTGWMKIMRLDNRVAYATTGIFVIAMLFVGAELLHSANVAIASGDKGLIQLGDILEKEYGSATAKFFLIGFFATSFTSLIGVWHGVSLMFADFVARYRTSRAAKGEEVASGARERSWPFRAYLLWLTFPPIVLLFQGQPFRLIILYGVLGAAFLPFLAGTLIWLLNSTRTPAEWRNGPLSNAMLVIAGLLFLVLCVKQIWDQPWSEFF; encoded by the coding sequence ATGGCTGACACCACGGGAAACCCCACCACCACCCAGGTATCGACCACCGCCACACCCCGCAAGTCCAGTTGGAAGTACATCGGCCCCGGCATCGTCGTCGCGGCCACGGGTGTCGGCGCGGGCGACCTGGTCGCCACCCTCATCGCCGGCAGCAACTTCGGCTACACCCTGCTGTGGGCCGCCGTGATCGGCTGCCTGGTGAAGATCTCGCTGGCCGAGGCCGCCGGCCGCTGGCACCTCTCCACCGGCCGCACCCTCTTCGACGGCTGGGCGAGCCTCGGCCGTTGGACCACCTGGTTCTTCGTCGTCTACGTCGTGATCTGGGGCTTCGTGTACGGGGCGGCGGCGATGTCGTCGAGCGCGCTGCCGCTCCAGGCCCTGTTCCCCGACGTGATGGACCTGGAGTGGTGGGCGGTCGCCTGCGGCCTGGTCGGTCTGGTCTTCGTCTGGTTCAACAAGTACGAGGTCTTCGAGAAGGTCATGACGGTCCTGGTGGGCGTCATGTTCGTGGTGACGGTCTACCTGGCGATCCGCGTCACCCCGAACCTCCCCGACGCCCTCGCCGGCCTGCTCCCCGTCCTGCCCGACGAGAAGGACTCGGTCCTCAACACCCTCGGCCTGATCGGCGGCGTCGGCGGCACCATCACGCTGGCCGCGTACGGCTACTGGGTCAACGCCAAGGGCTGGACCGACACCGGCTGGATGAAGATCATGCGGCTCGACAACCGCGTCGCCTACGCCACCACCGGCATCTTCGTCATCGCGATGCTCTTCGTCGGCGCGGAACTGCTGCACTCGGCGAACGTGGCCATCGCGAGCGGCGACAAGGGCCTCATCCAGCTCGGCGACATCCTGGAGAAGGAGTACGGCTCGGCGACCGCCAAGTTCTTCCTGATCGGCTTCTTCGCCACGTCCTTCACCTCCCTCATCGGCGTCTGGCACGGCGTGAGCCTGATGTTCGCCGACTTCGTCGCCCGCTACCGCACCAGCCGGGCGGCGAAGGGCGAGGAGGTCGCCTCCGGCGCACGCGAACGCTCCTGGCCCTTCCGCGCGTACCTGCTGTGGCTGACCTTCCCGCCCATCGTCCTGCTCTTCCAGGGCCAGCCCTTCCGCCTGATCATCCTCTACGGCGTCCTGGGCGCGGCGTTCCTCCCCTTCCTCGCCGGCACCCTGATCTGGCTCCTCAACTCCACCCGCACCCCGGCCGAATGGCGCAACGGCCCGCTCAGCAACGCGATGCTGGTGATCGCGGGGCTGCTGTTCCTGGTGCTGTGCGTGAAGCAGATCTGGGATCAGCCCTGGTCGGAGTTCTTCTGA